ATCGCCTTCATCTAAAGCTAAACGCTGATCGTGCGCTTCAATTTGTGAAGCAATGTTCGCGTAATCTAGCATTACCCCTTTCGGTGTACCAGTTGTACCCGAGGTGTAAATAAGGGTGATCAGATCATCCATTGCTTGCTCAGCTAAACGGGTATCTAGCTCTTGCTGATACTCTGCGCTTGCTTGATTAACAAAGTCATTGTAATGACAAGCTAATGGATGCTTAGGAATAACTACATCATCAGATAAAGCGACAATACGCTCTAACTGAGGGCATTGATCTGCAATTTCGACAGCCGCATCCATTTGCGCCTGCTCGCCAACAAATAAAACTTTTACACTTGCATCTTGCAGAATGTAAGCCGCTTGTTGTGGTGTACTTGTTGGGTAAATAGGAACAGTAATACAACGATTGTATAAAGTAGCAAAATCAGCCACAGTCCAACGAGGCATATTATTTGAGAAAATACCTACTTTATCTTGAACTTGTAGCCCCTGACGCAATAGCGCTAACGCCAATTGCTGAATTTGTTCACCAAAACAATTCCAACTAATATCTTGCCATTCACCATCAACTTGATGACGTAATGCTGCCTTTTCGCCTAAACGGGCAATTTGGCTACGAATGCGGTGAACAATATGAAAATCGTGTTGTGCCATAAGTACTCTATTTTTTTAGCTTACACTTGTAAGCCGATTCGAGGTATGCAGTCTACAATTCAGCCTATAAAAAGCCAACCATAATGCACATAAAAATATCTCTTCTGACGCCTGAACTTTACTCTACGCCTTGTCAATAAAGGCTATCAAACGACTTTTTGAGCAATTGATAAAAGTGTAAGAATCTATAAATAACATGGACGAACAGCGAAACCTCACACTCACACTCACACTCACACTCACACTTATATACCCAAGTGACTTGGGTTTATTAATAATATTATTATTTCACTTCTCGTATTTACTGCTCTTACCACTACCTTTAATAGGGATATACCCAAGCGACTTCAATATGCCTGATTCAGAGCGAGGTCACTTATTCCAAGTTGTCTGACGCAAGAAGTCGGCTCAGTGACACGATCCCAAAGGGCGAGCGTCCTTAGCTCTCAGACTTTGTTAACGATTCTCAATGTAGAACCACTATATCTACGAATCGTTGCCGCGCCTGAGAACTAAGGTCATCTCGCTGAACACTGCACCTTGAAGTTACTTGGGTATATAAGAAAAAAGGCCAGCAACTTAGCTGACCTCTCTTTCAATGATGCTTATTGATTACTGGGCTAGATTGCCACAGATAGCCATTAATTGATCACGCATCCAAATGTTACCTTTGTCTTTTTGGGTTGATTCATGCCAACTTAGGTAACCGCTGATCTTGTTGTTCGCAAATGGTAGCTCTAATACCTTTAATTGTAGGTTATCAGCCACAGATTCCGCTAACCAACGAGGTGCTACCGCAATCAGCTCAGATTGACCAACAACGTACATAATGTTGCTCAAGCTTGCACCGTGGTATGCTTCGTTGTAATTCACTGTTTGATTGTAAATATGATCAGAGAAACTTTTCACTTCTGGTACATTTTTAAGTACCGCGTGCATTTCATGGTTAAACTCTGATTCTGAAATGCTATCACCTAAACGCGGGTGCTTATCTGATGCTATAACCACTAACTCATCGCTAAACAATTCTGTGCTACAAAAACCTTGCTCATCAAAGCGCACATAATCAATAACAAAATCGATTTCCTGATAACGCAATTTTTGCGCTAAATCCACTTCAAATTCTGCTTCAAGTTGTACACGCAAGTTCGGTGCTTGCGCTCTCATTTCTGTCAAAATTTGAGGTGCAAAACGCATGTCAGAAGGGCTACAAATAGCAAGCTTAAATGAGCGGCTCGATGTCTGAGGACTAAAGATAGAGCACGGCAATTCATTCTTCACTAATTGCAACGCTTGGCGTAGTGGACCAAACAGTTGTTTTGCTCGTTGAGTAGGTTGAATACCACGACCATGGCGAATAAAAAGTTCATCATTGAACATAACTTTCAGGCGAGCAACAGCATTACTTACAGCAGGTTGTGACATACCCAAATTATGTGCAGCACGAGTGATATTTTGCTCTTGCATCACGGCATCAAAAACCGTCAATAAGTTAAGATCAACACTGCGTAATGTAGATTCCATTGAGTAATTTTCTGCTGGGTAAACTGTAGATGTCTTACGTGTCATGTTATGCCTCTAATTATTAATTTATAGGCATATCCGTTATGCCAGCAGTAACTTAGAAGCCTAACGCTAACTTCTAGTGTTACCCCCCTAAACTCGGGATGAGACAAGTATTATCCAAACCGATTGACGAGACTAATAATAGAAAATAAGCGATCATGAAGATTGTATGAATTGATGAGCATTCAGAAAATAAAACAATTAAAATCAAATAGATAATTAACACATAAAATAAATGAAAAAATATATAAATAAAAATTTAGATCGTTTTTTAATATAAAACATCACCACCGATTCAAGAATAATCAGTATTCTAAGGTAATTAATTCACTTCATTAATGGTTTAGTTAACGAAAGGTTCGAGGTGATATATTGGCTTTCTGGATAATGTTCAGACATCACTTCACAAACCAATTCGGGAAATTCAACTTGCGACCAAAGTGTATTTTGCAGCGTTGTTATATCATCCCAACCACTACTAAGTAACCACTTACCAACTTCACTTGCAACATCAGGAATTTTGACTCGTCCAACACTTTCACTATCTAGCCATACTCGCATGGTCGTGATATCTAACGACTGAGTCACATGAGCCAATCCCATCATTGCTAAAGTGGCAACATTACTGCTTTGTTCAAATTGCCCTTGTAGTGGTTTCAACAACAATTTTTTTCCCAGTGAAATCGCCTCCGATGGCAATTCAAATCCACCGTTTGCCACCACGCCTTTGCATTGATGTAAGTGATGATGAAAACCATCACGACTGAGTGGTTTTAACTGCACATTTTGCCACTGAGATTCAACCTCAATATCGGGGTGATAACAGACAAAATTAATCTGCTGAAAATGTGAAAGTAGCTCGGTAATTTGAGTTAAGGATTCAAATGGCAAATACACCAAAATGAACGATGCTTGATTGATGCTTGGCTTATCAAAACAAGGAATAATCGGCGGTAATATTGGACAGTTAAAATGATACCAATGCAGTCCAATTTGATACTGAGTTGGAGCAAAATAACGCGTCAATAATCGATCAAATAGACTGTCATTGACCTTAGGTACATGATGAAGAAATGCCGCTTGGTGACTAAGCGATAAACTCGGTACTTGCTGTTGCTTGGCTGCCCATGCCGTTACTGGCTCAAAATCATTAAGCACCAAATCATAATAGGATAAATCTAACGTTTTCACTTCTTGACGGAAATAACCTAAATTCAACTGACGCCACGTTTTCCACTTTTGCACACATCCTTGCTCGGTAACAAACGTTAGCCCTTTACCTACTTGAAAGTCACCAAAGCAACTCATATCAAAAAATTTGTCTGAGGCTCGACCTGAAAAGTAATAATCAACCTCACAGTCTAACGCCTGAAAAACCCGAGCCATTTCGCGAGCACGAGAAATATGACCATTGCCTGTACCTTGGATCCCATAAAGTATTTTCATTATTTATTCCTCACAAGGTAACACTGACTAATTCAAAGCAAACAAGGCCTAATAACGCACCTGCCACAATATCGCTAAAGTAATGCACTCCCAGCAACACTCGAGATAGCCCAATACAGCCAGCCCAGCACCAAACCAAAAAGCTAAAAGCAGGAAAAAAACTTGAAATCAAAGCTGCCATCATAAAAGCAGCCGCGGTATGACCTGACGGCAAGCTGTAGCGATCGGAAGGTTTAATAAAGGTGGGTAAACTGACTGGGCGATCGCGTTTGAAGCTATTTTTCAATAACCAATACAAGGGTAATTCAATTAGAAACATCAATAAGCCATAGCGAAGAAATGCACTACCTTGTTGATCATCAATCAACCATACCATCAAGCCAATCAAAGCATAAAGATGACCATCACCAGTACGAGAAACAATACGGCTGATCTTGGCTAAGGAAGGGGTAAAGCGATGACAAAGGCAAAGCGTTGAAAACGCATAGTCAAAACGCTGGATTGGGCTTAATAACGTCATCTATCAATCTCCTTTTATAATTATCACTAGCATAAAAAGGAGTTATGACAGCAGGGTTAAGCTTCAAAGGAGACTCAATGACAATCCATTTCTCTATTTAAAAGCAATTAAATGTTAATAAAAAGTAAGTCATGAAAACACTCTAAAACAGTATCGATAGCTTTATGTCTTTTACTTATATCGTGAAACAACACTTTCCATTAATTTAAAATCAACACCTTAATGGCATATTCGTAAAATAAACGTAATTATTGGTTGACCTTTGACCTGTCTATTTGGTATTCATTTGTTAATTAACTTTATATAAGTGTGTACAAAATGAAAAAGCATTTCTCATTACTCCTAAGCCTCCTCCTTATCGTGACTTAATCGCGCGGGTTGCTTATGGGTGGGAAATGCCACTAACGATTTTAGAACCCGCGCTACTTGCGCGGGTTTTTTCATATATCGACTAGCGCAAGTGAATGCGAACTAACCTGTAACGGTAATAGACTAAAAGGAAGTAGCAATGAAAGATCAGGTCATTATTTTCGATACTACGCTACGTGACGGTGAGCAGGCGCTATCAGCAAGCCTAACCGTTAAAGAAAAACTACAGATCGCATACGCATTAGAACGTCTAGGTGTTGATGTTATTGAAGCCAGCTTCCCTGTTTCATCACCCGGTGATTTTGAATCAGTACAGACGATTGCTAAAAACATCAAAAATAGCCGCGTTTGTGCCCTTTCTCGTGCCGTTGCGAAAGATATTGATGTGGCGGCAGAGTCCTTAAAAGTCGCAGAAGCTTTTCGTATTCATACTTTTATTTCCACTTCTACCGTTCATGTCCAAGACAAACTGCGTCGCAGCTATGATGACGTGATTGAGATGGGTGTTGCCGCAGTTAAACGTGCTCGCAATTATACCGATGATGTCGAGTTTTCTTGTGAAGATGCAGGCCGTACTCCTATTGATAACCTGTGTCGTATGGTAGAAGCTGCGATCAATGCAGGCGCGAACACCATTAATATTCCAGATACCGTAGGCTACACCCTACCAAGTGAATTTGGTGGCATCATCACTCAGCTATTTAACCGTGTACCAAATATCGATAAAGCCATCATCTCGGTTCACTGTCATGACGATCTAGGAATGTCTGTTGCGAACTCAATGGCGGCGGTTCAAGCGGGTGCTCGCCAAGTGGAAGGGACGATTAACGGCTTAGGGGAACGTGCGGGTAACTGTTCGCTAGAAGAGATCGCAATGATCATCAAAACCCGTCAGGAGCTACTTGGCGTGACGACTAATATCAAACACGATGAAATTCATCGCACCAGTAAAATGGTCAGCCAACTATGTAACATGCCTATTCAGGCCAACAAAGCGATTGTCGGTGCTAATGCCTTTAGTCACTCCTCAGGTATTCACCAAGATGGCATGCTAAAGAATAAGAACACCTATGAAATCATGACACCAGAGTCTATTGGTCTGAAAAACCAAGCACTAAACCTAACCAGCCGTTCCGGTCGTGCAGCAGTGAAAAGCCATATGGATGCCATGGGTTACACCGAAAACGAATACAACCTAGATAAGTTGTACGCTGATTTCCTAAAACTGGCAGATCGTAAAGGTCAGGTGTTTGATTACGATCTTGAAGCACTGATGCATTTTTCCAACCTACGTGATGAAGATGACTACTTCAAACTCAATTACCTAAGTGTGCAATCAGGTAGCGTAATGGCAACCACCAGCATCAAGCTGCAATGTGGTGATGAAGAAAAGTGTGAAGCAGCTGTCGGCAATGGTCCGGTTGATGCGCTATACCAATGTATTTACCGTTTAACGGGTTACGACATCGTATTGGATAAGTTTGATCTAACCGCCAAGGGTGAAGGTGAAGATGGCTTAGGTCAGGCAGATATTATCGCAAACTACAAAGGCAGAAAGTACCACGGTACTGGTCTCGCAACAGATATTGTTGAAGCTTCTGGTCAAGCCCTACTGCATGTTATTAATAGTATTCACCGTGCAGATCAAATTGAAGAGATCAAACAGCGCTCTGCTCATTGAGCTAATAGCAAACCCAGATAACAAATTTTAATGTTTAAATAATTACGGAGAGCAACAAGCCATGGCAGGTTCTTACAAAATTGCAGTTCTACCCGGTGACGGGATCGGCCCAGAAGTAATGCAGCAAGCACATAAAGTGCTAGATGCTGTTGAAGCTAAATTTAATCTCACTTTTGCCCGCACAGAGTACGATGTGGGCGGTATTGCTATCGACAACCACGGCAGTCCACTACCTGATGCAACCCTAAAAGGTTGTGAAGAGGCTGACGCTGTACTATTTGGTTCTGTCGGTGGCCCTAAATGGGAACATCTTGCGCCAAACGATCAACCTGAGCGTGGTGCCCTACTACCGCTACGTAAACACTTCCAACTATTTTGTAATCTTCGCCCAGCACAGATCCACCGTGGTCTTGAGAAGTTCTCGCCACTGCGTGCTGATATTTCTGAGCGTGGCTTTGATATTGCGGTAGTACGTGAACTAACGGGCGGTATCTACTTTGGTCAGCCAAAAGGTCGTGAAGGTGAAGGCGATCAAGAAAAAGCGTTCGATACTGAAGTTTATTACCGTTATGAGATTGAACGTATTGCCAAAATTGCCTTT
The sequence above is a segment of the Photobacterium leiognathi genome. Coding sequences within it:
- the leuA gene encoding 2-isopropylmalate synthase, whose translation is MKDQVIIFDTTLRDGEQALSASLTVKEKLQIAYALERLGVDVIEASFPVSSPGDFESVQTIAKNIKNSRVCALSRAVAKDIDVAAESLKVAEAFRIHTFISTSTVHVQDKLRRSYDDVIEMGVAAVKRARNYTDDVEFSCEDAGRTPIDNLCRMVEAAINAGANTINIPDTVGYTLPSEFGGIITQLFNRVPNIDKAIISVHCHDDLGMSVANSMAAVQAGARQVEGTINGLGERAGNCSLEEIAMIIKTRQELLGVTTNIKHDEIHRTSKMVSQLCNMPIQANKAIVGANAFSHSSGIHQDGMLKNKNTYEIMTPESIGLKNQALNLTSRSGRAAVKSHMDAMGYTENEYNLDKLYADFLKLADRKGQVFDYDLEALMHFSNLRDEDDYFKLNYLSVQSGSVMATTSIKLQCGDEEKCEAAVGNGPVDALYQCIYRLTGYDIVLDKFDLTAKGEGEDGLGQADIIANYKGRKYHGTGLATDIVEASGQALLHVINSIHRADQIEEIKQRSAH
- a CDS encoding MJ1255/VC2487 family glycosyltransferase, encoding MKILYGIQGTGNGHISRAREMARVFQALDCEVDYYFSGRASDKFFDMSCFGDFQVGKGLTFVTEQGCVQKWKTWRQLNLGYFRQEVKTLDLSYYDLVLNDFEPVTAWAAKQQQVPSLSLSHQAAFLHHVPKVNDSLFDRLLTRYFAPTQYQIGLHWYHFNCPILPPIIPCFDKPSINQASFILVYLPFESLTQITELLSHFQQINFVCYHPDIEVESQWQNVQLKPLSRDGFHHHLHQCKGVVANGGFELPSEAISLGKKLLLKPLQGQFEQSSNVATLAMMGLAHVTQSLDITTMRVWLDSESVGRVKIPDVASEVGKWLLSSGWDDITTLQNTLWSQVEFPELVCEVMSEHYPESQYITSNLSLTKPLMK
- a CDS encoding phosphatase PAP2 family protein, with product MTLLSPIQRFDYAFSTLCLCHRFTPSLAKISRIVSRTGDGHLYALIGLMVWLIDDQQGSAFLRYGLLMFLIELPLYWLLKNSFKRDRPVSLPTFIKPSDRYSLPSGHTAAAFMMAALISSFFPAFSFLVWCWAGCIGLSRVLLGVHYFSDIVAGALLGLVCFELVSVTL
- the leuO gene encoding transcriptional regulator LeuO; translated protein: MTRKTSTVYPAENYSMESTLRSVDLNLLTVFDAVMQEQNITRAAHNLGMSQPAVSNAVARLKVMFNDELFIRHGRGIQPTQRAKQLFGPLRQALQLVKNELPCSIFSPQTSSRSFKLAICSPSDMRFAPQILTEMRAQAPNLRVQLEAEFEVDLAQKLRYQEIDFVIDYVRFDEQGFCSTELFSDELVVIASDKHPRLGDSISESEFNHEMHAVLKNVPEVKSFSDHIYNQTVNYNEAYHGASLSNIMYVVGQSELIAVAPRWLAESVADNLQLKVLELPFANNKISGYLSWHESTQKDKGNIWMRDQLMAICGNLAQ